A window of Streptomyces profundus genomic DNA:
CGTTTCCGTCGCCGCGCCGCCTCCGAGTCGGGGAGCAGCGCGGCAGGGCCGGTTCGACGCCGGTTCCGGGGGCGGCGGTCATGACGTTCCACCGCACGCCGCCCAACGGCCCGTATCCGGGCCGAGGGGGCGCCCTCCCGTTCGGTAGGCCGTGTGGGACTCGAACCCACAACCAATGGATTAAAAGTCCACTGCTCTGCCAATTGAGCTAACGGCCCGCACTGAGCAGCATAGCCCGGTGTCCCCACGCGTCTCGAAGGCGTTACCGGACCGCCCCTGGACGGCCGGGCCGCCGGGCGGGCGCCGGGGCGTGCGCGCCCCGGCTGCCGCCCGGCGGTCAGCGCCCGGTGCGGGGCACCCGAATGCCCTCGAAGATGCCGCTGAAGCCCTGTTCACCGCGCCCCTCGGCGATCCGGCCCCTGATCAGGTCGCGCACCAGGCGCAGTTGACCCGCGTCCACCCCGCGCGCGGCGCGCATCGCGACGAGGTGGTCGGCCACCGCCTCGTGGTCCTGGAGCCGGCCGAAGCTGTCGGGCGAGTAGACGCCGTCGTCGACCTCGGCCGCGATGGAGTCCAGGTGCCCGACGATGTCGTCGGCGATCTTGCGCGCGGCGCCGGCGAACGATCCGGCGGTCAGCCCCTCGGTGTCGATCAGGGCGAGCGTGTGCAGATAGCTGATCCACAGCTCGTAGGCGAAGGCGAGCAGCGCCAGGTCGAAGAGGGCCGGCAGCCCGTGGTCCTCGCCGAGATAGCGGGTGTCCTCGCCGAAGGCGAGCAGCGTCTCCCGGTGCGCGCGGAAGACCTGTTCCCGCCCCGCGTACATCAGCAGGGCGTCGGGGGTGCCGATGAGGTGGGCGCCGGCCTGGATGGCGCCGTCGAGGTAGGTCATCCCGCGCCGCTCGGCCAGGGCGGCGGCCTCCCGCGCGTCCTCGGGGCTGCCGGTGGTCAGGTTGACCACCACCTGCCCCTCGTCGACCGGCACCTCGTCGAGCACCGAACGGGCCGCCGCCGGGTCCGTCACGCAGACCACCACGATCCCGGCCCCCACGCTCGCCGCCGCGACGCCGGGCGCGGCCCGCGCGCCCCTGGCGACCAGCGGTTCGGTCCGGGCCGGCGTCCGGTTCCAGACCGTGACGGGGTGCCCGGCGGCCAGCAGCGCCTCGGCCAGCGCGCTGCCCATGGCGCCGGCGCCGAGCACGGCCACGGGCTCGCCGGCCCTGGCGGCCTCGGTGGCGCTGGCGGCCTCGGTGGTCTCGGTGGCCTCGGCGGGTGAGCTGTCGGTCATGACGTCACATTCCCCTTGTTCTTGTGTTCGACGAGCGTGCGCTAGGGGCCCACCCTGCGCCGTACCGCTTTCGATCTGGTTCTGATCCGCTTATGGCCGCTTCCGATCGACCCCGATCACGGCGCACCAGGTCGGAGCCCGGTTACCTTGGCTCCATGCGTTTCGCGGTGCTCGGCCCCCTGCGGGTGACCACGGCCGACGGGCGACCCGTCCACGTGCCGGAGACCAAGGTGCGCACCGTGCTGGGGCAGTTGCTGGCGCACGACGGGCGTCCGGTCTCCACCACCCGGCTGATCGACGCCGTCTGGGACGACCGGCCGCCCCGCCGGCCGACCGCCGCGCTCCAGGTGAAGGTGTCCCAACTGCGCCGGGCGCTGAACGAGGCCGAACCCGGCGCCCGCGAGCTGGTGGTCTTCGGCCCCGCCGGCTACGCGCTGGACGTCACCCGCGCCGACACGGATGTGCGGTGGTTCCGCGAGCTGTACGAACAGGCCACGTCCTGCCGGGGGTTGGACCCCAAGGTGCGGCTCGGGCTGCTCGACGAGGCGCTGGCGCTGTGGCGCGGCCCCGCGTTCGCCGACCTCGCCGACGCCGGTCCGGCCGTCGCCGGGTTCGCCGCGCAGGCGGCCGTCCGGCTGGCCGAGGAGCGGGCGCAAGTCCTGGAGGAACGCGCCCAGGTCCGCCTCGACCTGGGTGAACACCACGCTCTCGCACCGGAGTTGGCCGATCTGGTGGCCCGCTATCCGCTGCGTGAGCGGCTGCGGGCCATCCAGCTGAGGGCCCTCTGCCTCGCGGGCCGGGGCAGCGAGGCGCTGGCCGCCTTCGAGGCGCTGCGCCGCCGGCTCCGCGACGAGCTCGGCACCGAGCCCGGCCCCGAACTGCTGGCCCTGCACCAGGCGATGCTCCGCCGGGACCCGTCCCTCGAAGCCCCGCCGGCGCAGTTCGCGCGCGTCGCCCCGCCCCGGGCGCCGGGGGCGCCGCTGACGGAGCTGGTCGGCCGGGCCGAGGCCGTCGCCGAGGTGCGCGAGCTGCTGCGCTCGACGCGCCTGGTCACGCTGACCGGGCCGGGCGGGGTGGGCAAGTCCCGGCTGGCCCACGCGGTGTGGGAGGGGCCAGGCGAGGGCGAGCGGTGGCTGGTCGACCTCTCCGGCGTGGGCGCGCGCCCCGGCGCGGTCGCCGAGGCCGTGACCGCGGCGACCGGCCGCCGCGCCGAAGACCCCCCGGACGCCGGCCGCCGGCTGCTCGTCCTGGACGGCTGCGAGCAACTGGTCGACCAGGCTGCGGAGTTGACGGAACGTCTGCTCGTGGCCGATCCCCGGTTGCGCGTCCTGGTCACCAGCCAGGTCCCGCTCAGGCTGCACGGCGAGGTGCTCCGCGAGGTGCCGCCGCTGACGGTGCCGGCCGCCGGCGAGACGGACCTCGGCGCGCCCCCCGACGCGGTGCGCCTCTTCGCGCTGCGCGCCGCCGCGCGCGCCCCCGGGTTCACGCTCACCGCCGACAACGTCGCCGACGTCGGCACCATCTGCCGGCGGCTTGACGGCATCCCGCTGGCCATCGAGCTGGCCGCCGCCCGGGTGCGGTCCCTGGGCGTGCGCCGGCTGGCCGGCCTGCTGGACGACCGGTTCCGGTTGCTGACCACCGGCGCCCGTGACGCGCCGGCGCGGCAACGCACGCTCCGGGCGGCGCTGGAGTGGAGCTGGGAGCCGCTGACCCCGGACGAACGCGCCGTGCTGCGCCGGCTCGCCGTCCACCCCGGCGGCTGCACGCTCCAGGCGGCCGAGGCGACCTGCTCGGGCACCGCTGGCCTTGAGAAGGAGACGGACGGCACCATCGTCGCCACCGGCGCCGCCCAGGACGGCCCCGCGCCCGAACGAGTGCTCGACCTGCTCGCCGAACTGGTGGACCGTTCGCTGGTCTCCATGGTCGAGACCGGTCAGGGCCCGCGCTACCGGCTGCTGCGCTCGGTGGCCGCCTACGGCGTCGAACAGCTGCGGGCGGAAGGCGAGTGGGAGTCGGCCCTTGAGCGGCGCGACACCTACTATCTGCTGCTCGCCGAATGCGCCGAGACCTACCGCCGGCTCGACGACGAGGCCGGCTGGCCGGGCACGCTTGACGACGAGTCGAGCAACTTCAGGGCCACGCTGCACAGCGCGCTGGGACGCCGCTCGGCGGACATCGCGCTGCGCCTGGTCTGCGCCCTGGCCTGGTACTGGGTACGCCGGGGCCGGCTGGACGAGGCGCGCGAGGCCCTGGGCAGCGCGGTCGCCCTGCCGGGCGCGGCCCCCGCCGCCAACCGCGAACGTGCCCGCACCTGGCAGTCGGGGGTGGGGCGGCTGGCCCTCCTCGACGACGACCGCACCGCGCGCGGCCGGCTCCTCGCCGATCTGGGGCTCGGCCTGGTCGCCCGCCGCACCGGCCGCCTCGACCAGGCCGAATCCCATCTCCACGCCGCGTTGGCCTGGCCGGCGGGCGACATACCGGGCACGGTGGAAGCGTTGATTCTGGCCGAGCTGGGCTTCCTCGCCGAGCTTCGAGGCCAGGCGGACGAGTCCTACGCCTGGCACCGACGCAGCCTGACGGTGGCGCGCGAAGCGCGGGACGGCCGGGCGATCGGCTCCGCGCTGGAGGGACTGGCCGGGGCGCGCGCCCTGGCCGGCGACACGGCCGGGGCCGAAGCGCTGCTCAGCGAGGCCACCACCGCACGCACGGCGGCCAACGCCCCACCCTCCCCCGCGGAACGCGACGACCGCGCCCGCGTCAAGGCCGCCCTGCGCCCCCACCGCTCCGACCGAGCCACCCCGGCAGCACACCAGGCCGAAGCACCCCACCCCGATCACCACCCCTGAGGCCCCCACCCGACAACCACCGCCCGGCAGGACAGCCAGACACCCCCTCAGCCCCCGGGCCCCCATCGCACGCCCCACCCCGGACGCCGACGGCCGAACACCCCGCCCGAGCCCCATCCCCCGAGACGCCCCGGGCCGGCCCCCCACCACCAGGCCACCGGCACCTCCCTCAGCCCCCGGGCCCCCATCGCACGCCCCACCCCGGCGCGCCGAACCCCGGACGCCGACGGCCGAACACCCCGCGCGAGCCCCATCCCCCGAGACGCCCCCGTCCCCCACCACCAGGCCACCGGCACCTCCCTCAGCCCCCGGGCCCCCATCGCACGCCCCACCCCGGCGCGCCGAACCCCGGACGCCGACGGCCGAACACCCCGCCCGAGCCCCATCCCCCGAGACGCCCCCGTCCCCCACCACCAGGCCGCCGGCACTTCCCCGCCCCGCCCCGGAGCCCCACCAAACAGCCCCGCGCGCCCCAGCCCCGCCCCAGAGCCCGGTCCCTGACAGCACCCGAACACCCGCCGCAGGCCAGGACAGCCGGACACCCCACCACCAGCCCCATCAAAAGGGCCCCGCCCCCGCAAAGCGGTCGCGTCCAGCGCCCGCCCCGCCCCACCCTGGCCCCGGCCCCTGGGCCGGGGCCGCCGTTCAAAGAGAACCCGCGTCGCGGGCCGTCCACAGCGACGGGTACAGCGGTCGGAAGCCCAGCTCGTCGCGGATGCGCCGGTTGGAGACGATGCCGTCCCACGCGTCGGCCAGCGGCCGGTCCGCCATGCCGTCCGGGATCGGGGTGCCCGTCAGCTCCAGCACCTCGACCGCGCTGACCGGCGCGTCGTCGGCCACGTTGAAGATCCGGCCGCCGATCCCGGGCGCGCGCAGCAGCAGCCGCAGCGCCTGCGCCACATCGGCGTGGTGCACCAGCTGGAGCCGCTGGTGCGCGGCCCAGCCGAGGGTCCAGTGCAGCGACTGTTCGATATGCGGGTCGCCGTCGCCGTAGACGAAGGAGAGCCGCGCGATCCGCACGTCGAGCCCGCGTTCGGCGTGCAGCCGCAGCAGGCCGCGTTCCGCCTCGGCCTTGGAGTCCGGGTAGGCGCCCCGCAGGATGCCGTCGGCCGTCGCCTCGTCCGTCTCGACGGCGGGTCGGCCGCGCCCCGCGCCATAGACGAGGTTGGTGCTGGCGAAGACGAACCGGCGCGCGCCGGCGGCCAGGGCGGCCTCGGCCAGCGCGAGCGTGGCGTCCAGGTTGACCGCGCGCGCCTCCTCGTCCGGCACCCCCCGGAAGGCGGCGGCGATATGGACGACCGCGTCGACCCCGGCGAGCGCCGCCGGCAGCCCCGCCGTGTCGCGCAGATCCCCGACATGCGGCTCCACACCGCCCCCGGGAAAGCCCCCGGGAAAGGGCCCGGCGCGCCCCGCGTCCCGCACCAGCACCCGCACCTGGTCAGGTCCCGACCACCGCAGCAGCCTCGGCAGGAACCGCCGGCCCACCTGGCCGGTCGCCCCGGTCACCAACACACGCATGTTCTCTCCCTGTCTCCGCGGGGGAGCAGATGTCCCGCCCGCCCCCAGCGTGCGCCCGGCGCGCGCCGGGCGGGAGAGACGACCTTGTCCGGGGAGCGGCTCTCCCTGGATAACCGGTCCCGGGAGCGGCAGGCTGGTGGACGTGGACCGAAGAGAGCTGGCCGACTTCCTGCGCCGCCGCCGCGCCACGATCGCGCCGGGCGACGTGGGGCTGCCCGGCGGCGCCCGCCGCCGGACGCCTGGGCTGCGCCGCGAGGAGGTGGCGCTGCTCGCCGGCATGTCGGCCGACTCCTACACCCGCCTTGAGCAGGCCCGCGGTTCACGGCCGTCGCGCCAACTGCTCACCGCCCTGGTCGGCGCCCTGCGCCTGTCGGACGACGAGCGCGACCATCTGTTCCACCTCACGGGGAAGGAGCCGCCTCGGCCCCGGACGCCGACCGAACGGGTGCGGCCGGCGCTGCTGCTGATGCTCGACCGGCTGACCGATGTGCCGGCGCAGGTGGTCAGCGACCGGGGCGACGTGCTCGCCCAGAACGCCCTGTCCAGGGCGCTCACCGGCGATTTCGCCGGCGCCCCGGGCTGGGAGCGGAACATCCTGTGGCGCTGGTTCACCGATCCGGGCGCCCGTGAGCTGTTCCCCGCCGAGGACCGGGCCGCGCACGCCAGGGCCGGCGTCGCCGATCTGCGCGCCACGCTCGCCCAGCGCCCCGACGACGCCAGGCTGGCCGAGCTGGTGCGCCGGCTGCGGGCGGGCAGCGGGGAGTTCCGGGCGCTGTGGGAGGCGCACGAGGTCGCCGTCCGGCGCGGCAGCGTGAAGCGGCTGCTGCACCCGGTCGTCGGGCTGCTGGAACTGGACTGCGAGGTGCTGCTCAGCCCCGAGCACGATCAGCGGCTCATCGTCTACACGGCCCGCCCCGGCGGCCCGTCCGCCGCCCGGCTCGGCCGGCTGAGCGCGCCGGCGACGCCTTCGGCCCC
This region includes:
- a CDS encoding NAD(P)-dependent oxidoreductase, encoding MTDSSPAEATETTEAASATEAARAGEPVAVLGAGAMGSALAEALLAAGHPVTVWNRTPARTEPLVARGARAAPGVAAASVGAGIVVVCVTDPAAARSVLDEVPVDEGQVVVNLTTGSPEDAREAAALAERRGMTYLDGAIQAGAHLIGTPDALLMYAGREQVFRAHRETLLAFGEDTRYLGEDHGLPALFDLALLAFAYELWISYLHTLALIDTEGLTAGSFAGAARKIADDIVGHLDSIAAEVDDGVYSPDSFGRLQDHEAVADHLVAMRAARGVDAGQLRLVRDLIRGRIAEGRGEQGFSGIFEGIRVPRTGR
- a CDS encoding BTAD domain-containing putative transcriptional regulator yields the protein MRFAVLGPLRVTTADGRPVHVPETKVRTVLGQLLAHDGRPVSTTRLIDAVWDDRPPRRPTAALQVKVSQLRRALNEAEPGARELVVFGPAGYALDVTRADTDVRWFRELYEQATSCRGLDPKVRLGLLDEALALWRGPAFADLADAGPAVAGFAAQAAVRLAEERAQVLEERAQVRLDLGEHHALAPELADLVARYPLRERLRAIQLRALCLAGRGSEALAAFEALRRRLRDELGTEPGPELLALHQAMLRRDPSLEAPPAQFARVAPPRAPGAPLTELVGRAEAVAEVRELLRSTRLVTLTGPGGVGKSRLAHAVWEGPGEGERWLVDLSGVGARPGAVAEAVTAATGRRAEDPPDAGRRLLVLDGCEQLVDQAAELTERLLVADPRLRVLVTSQVPLRLHGEVLREVPPLTVPAAGETDLGAPPDAVRLFALRAAARAPGFTLTADNVADVGTICRRLDGIPLAIELAAARVRSLGVRRLAGLLDDRFRLLTTGARDAPARQRTLRAALEWSWEPLTPDERAVLRRLAVHPGGCTLQAAEATCSGTAGLEKETDGTIVATGAAQDGPAPERVLDLLAELVDRSLVSMVETGQGPRYRLLRSVAAYGVEQLRAEGEWESALERRDTYYLLLAECAETYRRLDDEAGWPGTLDDESSNFRATLHSALGRRSADIALRLVCALAWYWVRRGRLDEAREALGSAVALPGAAPAANRERARTWQSGVGRLALLDDDRTARGRLLADLGLGLVARRTGRLDQAESHLHAALAWPAGDIPGTVEALILAELGFLAELRGQADESYAWHRRSLTVAREARDGRAIGSALEGLAGARALAGDTAGAEALLSEATTARTAANAPPSPAERDDRARVKAALRPHRSDRATPAAHQAEAPHPDHHP
- a CDS encoding NAD-dependent epimerase/dehydratase family protein, whose amino-acid sequence is MRVLVTGATGQVGRRFLPRLLRWSGPDQVRVLVRDAGRAGPFPGGFPGGGVEPHVGDLRDTAGLPAALAGVDAVVHIAAAFRGVPDEEARAVNLDATLALAEAALAAGARRFVFASTNLVYGAGRGRPAVETDEATADGILRGAYPDSKAEAERGLLRLHAERGLDVRIARLSFVYGDGDPHIEQSLHWTLGWAAHQRLQLVHHADVAQALRLLLRAPGIGGRIFNVADDAPVSAVEVLELTGTPIPDGMADRPLADAWDGIVSNRRIRDELGFRPLYPSLWTARDAGSL
- a CDS encoding helix-turn-helix transcriptional regulator; the encoded protein is MDRRELADFLRRRRATIAPGDVGLPGGARRRTPGLRREEVALLAGMSADSYTRLEQARGSRPSRQLLTALVGALRLSDDERDHLFHLTGKEPPRPRTPTERVRPALLLMLDRLTDVPAQVVSDRGDVLAQNALSRALTGDFAGAPGWERNILWRWFTDPGARELFPAEDRAAHARAGVADLRATLAQRPDDARLAELVRRLRAGSGEFRALWEAHEVAVRRGSVKRLLHPVVGLLELDCEVLLSPEHDQRLIVYTARPGGPSAARLGRLSAPATPSAPARAGRTGAEGFDQPDHHTD